AAAATATGGTTCTTTTTACATCACTAAATTAATCAAACATGTTCCGACACTGGTTAATTTGTATAATTATgatttttcatacaaaacatatgagcAACAAATAACAGATGGTTCATTTTCAAAATTTAAGCTACCTAAtaggatataaagtagttagaATTAATGCCatgcagctgcaacattaaaatgcattagtgacaataatgaaatattatagtatatatatgaaaatatagCACTCTGATGATGCTGATTCTGCAAAAAGGAACTACTCTGCTGttcaataataatacattttatttgttaaaagcacctttcaggacactcaaggacactgtacatcacaagaaatatcaaacaacaataagataaaatacaataaaataaaataaaataaacaagtgataaaacaaattagtgtaaaatcagagtgaCCAGTTGACCTCATGTAGGATAAGCGGGtctgaacaggtgtgttttgagtgtggatttaaaacgggaaaatgaatcaatgtttttaatttcgggTGGTAATGAGTTCCAGAGCTGGGGAGCAGAGCGGCTGAATGCTCTGCTCCCCATTGTGGTGAGACGGGCGGAGGGGACAGACAAGTTGATAGTAGAGGAAGATctgagggagcgagagggggtgtggacgtggaggagagctgacaggTAAGGAGTGGCGAGGTTATGAATGGCCTTGAATGTTACCAGGAGGATTTTGAAATCAATGCGAAATGATGTCTTCTTACTTAAGCAACTTTTGAAAGCAGGATTTCTACTTTCTCTTGCTACTTTTCCCTTAAGAAAAGGATCCGAGTACACCATCCCACACCAGAAACTGCCAAACTGCAGCCAAGCTATTTTGATTGTGTCAAACAACTGTACTGCTGTCTTCGTGACGACCAATTTCAGTTTTAAACCACCATACTGAGAACACTTCAGCATTACGTGGACATTTTGACTCGTCTTCACTATTTCAACAGACTTTATGAAGGTTTAAACTTGGTTTTAAGTTTAAAGTTGGAGTGAGATTGGGCTCAGGGTTGCCCCCTAATGCATTACGTCagagaggattaaaaaaaaatggccattGCAATTTTTGGAAAAGCTCAGGTTGATGtgtttaaatgtcttgttttgacCAACTCTACCACTCAGTGAAGACAACATGGCAGTATattacaaaaaacatatttctatTTCAACCACCTTTTTCACCAACATTTGGTCATTTTACGTCACAGATAATGAGTGACATCAAAAGTGGAATCCAGTACATGTTCCAGACTCAGAACAACATGACCTTAGCGGTGAGCGGCACGGGCCACACTGCGATGGAGTGCGCCATCTTCAACACAGTGGAGCCGGGCGACAGCGTACTGAGCGCCGTCAACGGCATATGGGGGGAGCGAGCAGCAGAAATGGCTGAGAGGATTGGTAAGCCTGGTGgtgctctttatttttctgtcaacaaatcgtataaaaagaccaaaaccaacaatacaTTGACTCAGTGCTTTCTGAGTCTGTGCCTCTCATTcccaagcccattggttcctactgtCTTTACAACCAGACCACAAAGAGGATCATAATAATTTGAAAGAGGCAGTAAAATCTGGAACAGCTatagtttttatcaaacagtgcatttgttgggaacttttcagctgtggattaacaCACAATTGTTGCGCTagtatttgcagcagcaggacaacATATGTGGGACTGActgtaaataaactgcagtgacCATTTTCATCATAATGAAGGAATATGTCACTCAGTGCAACAGTTTGGCTCAGTTTCATGGGACTAGAATAAGAACATCACCAGTTTCATTAATTGATTTAATAAGTAAAAATTCTGAGGTGATTCAACCATAAAATATGTCATGTGTCAATCCAACAGGTGCCAGAGTAAATACCATTGtggcgccccctggtggctTCTTCACTAATGCAGAAATTGAGCAGGTATCAGTGACTCTCCAGTGATCAGGTTTATCAATTCTGCCAAAGCTATATTCTGTGTGATCATACCGTTTTCTCATCACAGGCCTTATTGAAATACAGGCCAGCGGTGTTCTTCCTCGCACACGGAGAATCTTCCACAGGAGTCCTGCATCCGTTAGACGGCATCGGACAGCTGTGCCATAAGTAAGATGAAGCATTCGCTCCGCTGTCATAATCACACCTGTAGCAGAAATAAGGGCAGTTAATAGCTATGTTGTGATTTGTGCCTCCAGGTATAACTGCTTGTTTCTTGTTGACTCTGTGGCGTCAATTGGAGGAGCCCCTCTGTACATGGACCAGCAAGGTTTAGTATTAATACCAGAGAGATGCTTCCAGTCTCTCTGCGGCAGCGGATGAAAACATTTACTCTGTTTTGATGACACCAAATACAGatttttgtgggtgtgtgtttttgcagggaTAGACATCCTATACACGGGCTCCCAAAAGGTTTTGAATGCTCCTCCGGGCACAGCACCCATCTCCTTCAGTGAGAGAGCATGGTGAGAGATGCATGGACAAGTAATGGTTTAGAATATATGCAACACATGTATTGAAGGTTGAATTTGTCCACAGCCAGAAAATATTCAACCGGAGGACAAAGCCTGTGTCGTTCTTCTTGGATTTGAGTTGGCTTGCGAACTACTGGGGATGTGATGACAAGCCGTCAAGAGTGTGAGACATCTCTTTATCCTGCAGACAGGAACTGATTACATTTCAAACTGCTGTCTCATTTTTAGCCACATTTGCACAATTTCTGAATATTGCTTCTCCGTTTCCTGTCTATAGATATCACCACACAGGCCCGGTCACTGCTTTTTACTCTCTGAGGGAGAGCCTGGCTGTCCTTGTTGAAGAGGTGAAATGTATTGATTTTCAGCTTTATATGGCCTAAATGATTCTGTACGGGTAGCCATAGTGACAAAAACTGCGTGCCAAGGACGGAAAGTAACGGCAATATCATATCAGTCTGTCAGCTGGTCAATACTTTGCCCCAGAATTAAATATCTCAACTAATGTGGAATGGATTGCCTATATAGACATGCATagcccccagaggatgaatcctattgACATTGgggatcctctgacttttcctctagtgccaccatgaggtcaaaatttcaatttgtacAATCCTTTCACTCTGAGCATGTTAGTatagtgttagcatttagctcaaagcagtgCTGTGCCCACGtacggcctcacagagctgctagcctggctgtggTAGACTGTTGATGTGAATGAACCCAGATTAGCACCTTGAAACTTCTatgtacaaaatgaaaatgcgGGTTATGTGTCAGCTGCTCTATAATGTTTGGACcgtctgtttttgtgcattttcctgTCATTCTAAGGGTCTGGAGAATTCATGGGAAAGACATGAAAAAGTGGCAGAGTATTTCCACACTGGCCTAGAAAACATGGGTCTCAAACTCTTTGTCCAAGAAAAAGTGAGATTTAACAcagttgtgtgttgttgttgttttcttttaataataaGCTGTACTAGAATTTACATCATGCAAGTAGCTGTTATAACACcaaaatgatataaaatgataaaagtgGGAAATGTGCTAGCTCTGACTGACTTCAGTGGTTGTTACAGAAAGCAAGACTGCCCACAGTTACCACCATTGTTGCTCCTCATGGATATGACTGGAAAGAGATCACAACGTACATCATGAAAACACATAATTTAGAGATTTCTGGAGGGCTGGGACCATCAGTTGGCTTGGTAAGAGatcatgtgtttatgtgtttatgtattcAGTTCTTTACTCCTCACTTCTGATGAAGTCCTGTGTAGACTTACTCCCGGATGTTTTTTGGTTGTTTCAGGTGCTGCGTGTGGGATTAATGGGATGTAACAGCAGCAAGGCCAGTGTTGACATGGTGCTGGCAGCACTGAAAGACGCCCTGAAACACTGCCATAAAAGCAAAGTGTAACATGTTGCTGTCTGATGCTGGAAAGATAATCCTGAATCAATGTTGCTGTCATGAAGAAGAGACCGTGTATAATAAATAAACCATCATTCTCAGTACTTGTCTTGTGCAACTCAATCACTACTTGAATGGGAACAGTGGGTGATGATGACAACTCAAGAAGTGGCTTTTGTCAGCAGCAAACTGTAATCTAAACCTTTACCGACTATTTTTTTTCAGGGATTAATGAAGTAcgtcttctttttcctccttcttctgaATTGTATCTTTAAATCGGTGGGTGCTCTCATGATGGGCTTCTTCCATCTTTCTTACTGAAAACCTCTAACATTTCCATCCTACGTGGGTCCCTGTCACTGCATTGATTATAGTATAAACTTTCAACACCGTATCatttaatgaaagaaagaaaatgctgtttgtctcaTTCAACAACTACACATCCcacaaggaaaaacacttactaagggggctatggctatgactaaGGCTAGGACTATGACACGGGAACATGGACAACAAGAATTCACAGACCGCAAGGTAGTACagacatggacatgaacaaaggtaacgcaacaagaaacacttacatgaaacacgacaaacacttactatggggGCTATGGCTAGGACTATGACTGTGACTAACGGCAAGGGAATTTACAGACCAggtaacgcagacaacgacccgacaaagactggggggaagacacggacataaatacacaaggcaggaacactaatgacacacaggtgaaacacatcagacaatcacacgggagggaaaacacaggaagtaaaggaacacaaagacacataacatgaaccttcaaaataaaacaggatgtagcAAAAAACAGGCAAGGATAACACACagtgggaaacttaacaaaaaactgaTGTGCATGGCACGGCGTtgacaagaacaacaagaaaataaaacctttttttaaccaaaaacatAAGACATTGTAAGCTGTGCGTGCCACACTGGGCTGTGATTGAAAATACACTTTGGGGCAAGGTTTTAATCCTGCCCTTTCAATACTTGATAACAAATAAGGTGAGAGGGATCACACTATAATTACCAATgtataaacagaaaatacttCTGAGCTGCCTTTCATAAAAAGAAT
This DNA window, taken from Chelmon rostratus isolate fCheRos1 chromosome 4, fCheRos1.pri, whole genome shotgun sequence, encodes the following:
- the agxta gene encoding alanine--glyoxylate and serine--pyruvate aminotransferase a; translation: MSSVSVPPPTCLQKPLAVPHRHMFGPGPSNVPPRILEAGAKPVIGHMHPEIFEIMSDIKSGIQYMFQTQNNMTLAVSGTGHTAMECAIFNTVEPGDSVLSAVNGIWGERAAEMAERIGARVNTIVAPPGGFFTNAEIEQALLKYRPAVFFLAHGESSTGVLHPLDGIGQLCHKYNCLFLVDSVASIGGAPLYMDQQGIDILYTGSQKVLNAPPGTAPISFSERACQKIFNRRTKPVSFFLDLSWLANYWGCDDKPSRVYHHTGPVTAFYSLRESLAVLVEEGLENSWERHEKVAEYFHTGLENMGLKLFVQEKKARLPTVTTIVAPHGYDWKEITTYIMKTHNLEISGGLGPSVGLVLRVGLMGCNSSKASVDMVLAALKDALKHCHKSKV